DNA sequence from the Pseudoduganella plicata genome:
CGCTCGCTGGCGCTGTCGTGGGGCAGCCGCCAGATCCTGGAAGGGATCGGCGCCTGGCCGGTGCCCGCCACCGACATCCATGAAATCCACGTCTCGCGCAAAGGCCAGTTCGGCCGCAGCATGATCACGCGCGACGAGCACCGCGTGCCGGCGCTGGGTTACGTGACGCGCTACGGCGATATCGTCACGGTGCTGGGCGCCGTGTGCGCGCGGCTGGGCGTGGCGACCCTCCGCCCGGCCCGCGTGACGGCCATCGCTGAGACGACCGATGACGTACGCCTGACGCTGGCCGACGGCACCGGGGTGACCGTGGTCACCGCCGCGATTGTCGTGCAGGCCGAGGGCGGCCTGTTCGGCGAGCAGGCCGACAAGAGCACAAAGCGCGACTACGGTCAGACGGCGATCATCGCCCAGGTCACGACCGCCGCGCCCATCGCACACCGCGCCTACGAACGCTTTACGGGAGAAGGCCCACTGGCGCTGCTGCCGCAGGACGACGGATATTCTCTGGTCTGGTGCGTGCGCCCGGACACGGCGCAAACGCTGCTGGCCATGGGCGACGACGCGTTCCTGCGCAAGCTGGGCGACACGTTCGGCGACCGGCTGGGCCGCTTCACGGGTGCGACGCGCCGTCTGGCCTTCCCGCTGGGACTGAACGCGGGCATGGCGGGCAGCGCTCGCACCGCCGCCATCGGCAACGCGGCGCAGACGCTGCATCCCGTCGCCGGCCAGGGCCTGAACCTGGGCCTGCGCGATGCGACGGTGCTGGCACGCCTGCTGGCGCAAGGGGCCACGCCGGAAATGCTGTCGCATTACGCCGACCTGCGCCGGCAGGACCGCGACCTGACGGTGCGCCTGACGGACACGATGGCGCGCGTGTTCGCCAACGACTCGCCCGTGCAGGCGCTGCTGGGCGTCTCGCTGGCCGCCATCGACATCTTTACCCCGGCGCGCAGCGTGCTCGCGGAGCTGATGATGTACGGCCGGCGCTGACGCATTCGCCATGCCATACCAGACCGTTCTCACCATCGGCACGTCGGGCCGCGGCACGCGCGACATCACGGCTGCCGTCAACGAGGCCGTCGCGCAGTCCGGCATTCCCTGCGGGCTGGCGCACGTGTTCGTGCAGCACACGAGCTGCTCGCTGACGATCACGGAAAACGCCGACCCCGATGTGCGGCGCGACCTGGAGACCATCGCGGCACGCCTGGCGCCCGATGGCGATCCCGCCTACCGCCACGATACCGAAGGCCCGGACGACATGGCCGCGCACGCGCGATCCGTGCTCACCGATACCGGCTTGACGGTGCCGGTCGGCGATGGCCGGCTGCTGCTGGGCACCTGGCAGGGCATCTTCCTGTGGGAGCATCGCACCGCGCCGCAGCGGCGGTCGGTGGTCGTGACCGTGCTGGGCTGAGGCCGGTGGTGCCGGGGCCTGCGCGTTACGGCATCACCAGACCGGCTGCGGCTGGCCGAACGCGGGGTCGCTGACGCTGTCGGCGCCCGTCTCGATGCGGCCGGCAAAGCGCCAGGCCGATTCGCCTTCCTTGATACCCACGTCGTACCACGGCCCCGTGACGGGCAGGCGCAGCGTCGCATCCGGGTCGAGCCGGTGCGTGGCGGGGCGATTGTCCGCATACGCGAGCGCCGTCACGATGACTTCCTTCGCTTGCGTGGACGGGTTGTGCAAAGCCAGCATCAGCCGCTGGCCTTCCTGCGCCGCGCTCACGCCAAGCGATTCCGCGTCCGCGCGGCCGCGCACGTGGCGGTGAAAACCGTTCGGCCCCAGCACCCACAGGTCGAACAGGCCGTCGGCCGGCGCCACGGTCCAGCGCTCGTGCACCGTCTTCGACGCTTCGACGGTGTAGCGGCGCGGTGGCCGCTCGATCTGGCGACGGTCGTAGACGTGGAACACGGCACCGGCGCCGCCGCTGTTGATGAAGGTCAGGGCGATGCCCGTCGCATCCACCTGCGCCTGTACCTCCAGCCGGTACGGCAGCGCGCGTGACGGCCGCGTGCCTGCTTCCTGGCGCGGCACCGACTGGCGCCCTTCCGCCGGCACCTCGATGGGCGGCGTGGCGCGCTGGCGCAGTCGTACTTCGTCTGCCCAGGCGATGTCGTGCACCGGCACCGCGGGCTTGCGTGCATCCGGCGCGGCGAAGTCGAAGCAGCTGGTCAGATCGCCGCAGACGGTGCGCCGCCATGGCGCGATATTCGGCTCAGCCACGCCGAAGCGGCGCTCGAGGAACCGCAGGATCGACGTATGGTCGAACACCTGCGAATTGACCCAGCCGCCCTTGCTCCACGGGGACATGACGGTCATCGGCACGCGCGGCCCCAGCCCGTACAGGCGGCCGTCGGTATGGCACTCCGCGGTGAAGTCCACCGTCGAGCGGCCGGCGCGGCTGCCGTCGGGCAGCAGGGCCGGCGCCGCGGGCGGCGGCATATGGTCGAAGAAGGCGTCGTTCTCGTCGTACATCTGCAGCAGCACGGTGCCGGCCCAGACGTCCGGATCGGCCAGCAATGCCTCCAGCACCTGCAGCGTGTAGGCGCCGCCCTGCACGGGCGTGGAGGGGCCGGGGTGTTCGCTGTACAGCTGCGGCGGAATCACCCAGCTGACCTGCGGCAGCTTGCCTGCCACGACGTCGTTGCGCAGGCCGTCCAGCGTCGCGTTCCACAGCGTCGAGGTGAGCGCCTTGTCCGCGAGCGAGTTCGGACGCGTGGCGAACGCCTCACGGTAGCGCCGGAACACTTCCAGCAGGTTGCAGCCGAAATTGTCCTCCATGTCCTGGTAGACCTTCCAGCTGACACCGGCCGCTTCCAGGCGCTCGGCATAGGTCATCCAGTCGAAGCCCTGCTCAGGCGGACCCAGGCCTTCCATCCGGTTGTCGATCAGTGGGCCGCCACCGCGGCCGGACGGGTTGTTCGTCCCTGTCAGCATGAATAGCCGGTTGGGATTGGTCCCGCCCTGCAGCGAGCAGTGGTAGGCGTCGCACAGCGTAAACGCCTCGGCCAGCGCGAACTGGATGGGCAGCTCGGCGCGGGTGTAGTACGCCATCGATGCATCCGTTTTCGACTTCGGCCACGACGCCATGCGGCCTTCGTCCCACGCCGCCTGCGCATCCGGCCACGTGTGCGGCAGGCTCATTTGGGGCTGCGCGTTGCCCACCGACTGGTCCAGCCGGTACGGCATGACGATGCGGCTGCCGTTGTGCTGCTCCCAGATCGCGCGGCCGTTCGGCAATGGAATGGTGAGCCGGTCGCCGAAGCCGCGCACGCCTGCCAGCGTGCCGTAGTAGTGGTCGAACGAGCGGTTCTCCTGCATCAGGATGACGACGTGGCGCACGTCCGCGATCGTGCCAGTGCCGCGGCGCGCCGGCACGGCCAGCGCTTCGCGCAACAGCGGCGGCATCGCGCCCAGCACAGTCGCGGCCATCGTGCCGCCCAGGAAGCGGCGTCGGGATGCTTGCGTCATGCCGCGCTCCCCGGTGGAATGGCGCCGCGGTGGGCCAGCTTCGCCGCGGCCGCCGTGTTGGCCAGACTCGCCGCCTGCGCCGCAGGTTCGCCGCGCAGCAGCACGGCCAGATACGTGCCGTTCCAGCAGTCGCCGGCTCCCGTCGTATCGATTACCGTGGCCGGTACGGCCGGCACGATGCTGCGCTCGCCGCCCTGCCAGACGTGACAACCCTCTTCTCCCAGCTTGACGACGACGTGCGCAGCCAGGGTGTGCACCGGTCCGGGCAGGATATCGGCATCGGCCGGCAGGCTGGGTAGCAGGATGTCGACGTACGGCAGGAGCTCGGCGCAGGCTTCACGGGCCGCGTCGATGGAGGACCACAGGTTGGGACGGAAATTCGGATCGTAGGCCACGGTGACGCCGTGTTCGCGCGCGATGCGCGCAGCCGAGAGCGTGGCGGCGCGGGCGCCGGGCGAGATGGCTTGCGTGATCCCGGACAGCAGCAGGCAGCGGCTGGATGCGATGAGGCCGGCATCCACCTCGGCGGTCATGCAAGATGCGGCGCTGCCGGCGCGGCGGTACGTGAAGGAGCGTTCGCCCTGGGCGTCGACGGAGATGAAATACACGCCGTTTTCGCCGGGGACGAGCGGCGCCTGGCTGGTGTCGATGCCTTCGTCGCGCCAGGCGGACAGCAGGCCGGCGCCGAACGGATCGTCGCCCACGCGCGTGACGAACGCCGTGCGGCAGCCCTGCCGCGCCGCCGCGACCAGCGCGTTCAGCACGTCGCCGCCATAACCCTTGCGAAATTGCGTGGCTTCGGCCAGCGGCGCGGTCGAATGGAATTCGACCATGCACTCGCCGATGCCGACGAGGTCGAAGCGCGCCGCTTCAGCCCTCTCCGATTGCAAACCTGCCGATACACTCACTGCCGTCCCTCCCGGTGAACTGAACGGGAAGGACATTAGCATGTTTTTGTTACAAGAAGGCCGGGGACTGGTGCAGTCCCCGCCGTTTATTGCCGGTGCAGATTGGCGTAACGCACGCCGAAGTACAGAATGAACGCGTAGCAGACCGCCGGCACGAAGAACGACACCTGCACGCCACTGCTATCGGCCAGCGCGCCCTGCGCGAACGGCACCAGCGCGCCGCCGACGATCGCCATGCACAGCAGGCCGGAAGCCTGGCCGGTCTGGCGTCCCAGGCCGTGCAGCGCCATGCTGAAGATGGTCGGGAACATGATCGAATTGCACAGGCCGACGGCCAGGATCGCCCACATTGCCACCTGGCCTTGCGCGAAGATCGCCACCATGATCAGCGCAATGCTGCAGGCCGCATTGAACGCCAGCGCCTTGCCCGGGCTGACCGTGCGCATGACGGCGAAGCCGATAAAGCGGCCGACCATCGCGCCGCCCCAGTACAGGCTGACGTAATGCGCCGCCTGGGCCGGTGCCATGCCGGCGATTTGCGGTTCGCCCATGTAGTTGATGAGGAAGCTGCCGATGCTGACTTCGCCGCCCACGTAGAGGAAGATGCCGATCGTGCCCAGCACCAGGTGTTTGTGGGCGAACAGATCGCTGAATTTTCCGGTCGGGGCGCCATCCTCGGCGTCCACGAGCTTGGGCAGGCGTGCCAGGGCGAACAGCACGGCCAGCAACAGCAGGGCGCCGGCCAGCACGAGGTAAGGACCCTGCACGGCCGCCGCCTCCTTGGCGTGGTACGCCAACTGCTCGGCCACCGGCAGTTTCGCCAGCTGGTCGGCGCCCAGCACGCTGCCCGACAGGATCAGCATGCCGCCCAGCGCCGGCGCCACCGTCGTGCCCAGCGAATTGAACGCCTGCGTCAGCGTCAGGCGGCTCGACGCCGTGCGCGGATCGCCCAGCACCGTCACGTAGGGATTGGCCGCGACCTGCAGCACCGTGATGCCGCTGGCGAGGATGAAGAACGCGAACAGGAACAGCCCGTAACCGGATTCGGCGGCGGGATAGAACAGCGCGCAGCCCACGGCGGCCACGACGAGACCCGTGACGGCACCGCGTTGGTAGCCGATGCGCCGGATCAGCATCCCGGCCGGCAGCGAAACGATCAGGTAGGCGCCGAAAAAGCAGAACTGCACCAGCATCGCCTGCACATAGCTGAGCGTATAAATCCCCTTCAGGTGGGGAATCAGGACGTCGTTCAGTGACGTCAGCAGACCCCACATGAAGAACAGGATCGTGACGATGACCAGCGGCGCCGTGTTGCCGCGACCGTTGTGCGCCGCGTCTGGCGCCACGGTGGCGGACCGTGAGGTATTTTCCATAACTTCGTACTTTCTTTAGTGTGCGCACTCCAGCGCGCCCGGATCGGCCGCGGCGCCGCCCACCACCTGGATATTGGCAAACGCCGCCACGAGACCGGCCTGCGCCGTCACGCGGAATGGGTTGTCGACCTTCGTCAGGTCCACTCCCTTGTAACATGAAAGGGGTATTTTAACCGTCTGCCGCCCTTTTCCCGCGACGCGTTTGAATTCGGCCGAAACGTCCACGCTGGCCGTACCGATGCTGACCTGGACCGTGCCCTGGGGAGCGGCGCCGACGATGGTGTCGAACGTCAACGCTCCCTGCCGGGTTGCCCACGCCGGCAATGCGCGCGGCCGGTCGGCCTTCGCTTCGATGAAGCCCGGCCCCGACCATGTCACCTTCTTGCCGTCCTGCTGGGTATTGACCTGTGCCGTTTCCACCGC
Encoded proteins:
- a CDS encoding FAD-dependent monooxygenase — protein: MTPDYDIAICGAGPAGMALAALLVRRGVTPARIVLIDAKSLDAASADPRSLALSWGSRQILEGIGAWPVPATDIHEIHVSRKGQFGRSMITRDEHRVPALGYVTRYGDIVTVLGAVCARLGVATLRPARVTAIAETTDDVRLTLADGTGVTVVTAAIVVQAEGGLFGEQADKSTKRDYGQTAIIAQVTTAAPIAHRAYERFTGEGPLALLPQDDGYSLVWCVRPDTAQTLLAMGDDAFLRKLGDTFGDRLGRFTGATRRLAFPLGLNAGMAGSARTAAIGNAAQTLHPVAGQGLNLGLRDATVLARLLAQGATPEMLSHYADLRRQDRDLTVRLTDTMARVFANDSPVQALLGVSLAAIDIFTPARSVLAELMMYGRR
- a CDS encoding secondary thiamine-phosphate synthase enzyme YjbQ, which encodes MPYQTVLTIGTSGRGTRDITAAVNEAVAQSGIPCGLAHVFVQHTSCSLTITENADPDVRRDLETIAARLAPDGDPAYRHDTEGPDDMAAHARSVLTDTGLTVPVGDGRLLLGTWQGIFLWEHRTAPQRRSVVVTVLG
- a CDS encoding phosphocholine-specific phospholipase C yields the protein MTQASRRRFLGGTMAATVLGAMPPLLREALAVPARRGTGTIADVRHVVILMQENRSFDHYYGTLAGVRGFGDRLTIPLPNGRAIWEQHNGSRIVMPYRLDQSVGNAQPQMSLPHTWPDAQAAWDEGRMASWPKSKTDASMAYYTRAELPIQFALAEAFTLCDAYHCSLQGGTNPNRLFMLTGTNNPSGRGGGPLIDNRMEGLGPPEQGFDWMTYAERLEAAGVSWKVYQDMEDNFGCNLLEVFRRYREAFATRPNSLADKALTSTLWNATLDGLRNDVVAGKLPQVSWVIPPQLYSEHPGPSTPVQGGAYTLQVLEALLADPDVWAGTVLLQMYDENDAFFDHMPPPAAPALLPDGSRAGRSTVDFTAECHTDGRLYGLGPRVPMTVMSPWSKGGWVNSQVFDHTSILRFLERRFGVAEPNIAPWRRTVCGDLTSCFDFAAPDARKPAVPVHDIAWADEVRLRQRATPPIEVPAEGRQSVPRQEAGTRPSRALPYRLEVQAQVDATGIALTFINSGGAGAVFHVYDRRQIERPPRRYTVEASKTVHERWTVAPADGLFDLWVLGPNGFHRHVRGRADAESLGVSAAQEGQRLMLALHNPSTQAKEVIVTALAYADNRPATHRLDPDATLRLPVTGPWYDVGIKEGESAWRFAGRIETGADSVSDPAFGQPQPVW
- a CDS encoding sugar kinase; translated protein: MSVSAGLQSERAEAARFDLVGIGECMVEFHSTAPLAEATQFRKGYGGDVLNALVAAARQGCRTAFVTRVGDDPFGAGLLSAWRDEGIDTSQAPLVPGENGVYFISVDAQGERSFTYRRAGSAASCMTAEVDAGLIASSRCLLLSGITQAISPGARAATLSAARIAREHGVTVAYDPNFRPNLWSSIDAAREACAELLPYVDILLPSLPADADILPGPVHTLAAHVVVKLGEEGCHVWQGGERSIVPAVPATVIDTTGAGDCWNGTYLAVLLRGEPAAQAASLANTAAAAKLAHRGAIPPGSAA
- the fucP gene encoding L-fucose:H+ symporter permease, yielding MENTSRSATVAPDAAHNGRGNTAPLVIVTILFFMWGLLTSLNDVLIPHLKGIYTLSYVQAMLVQFCFFGAYLIVSLPAGMLIRRIGYQRGAVTGLVVAAVGCALFYPAAESGYGLFLFAFFILASGITVLQVAANPYVTVLGDPRTASSRLTLTQAFNSLGTTVAPALGGMLILSGSVLGADQLAKLPVAEQLAYHAKEAAAVQGPYLVLAGALLLLAVLFALARLPKLVDAEDGAPTGKFSDLFAHKHLVLGTIGIFLYVGGEVSIGSFLINYMGEPQIAGMAPAQAAHYVSLYWGGAMVGRFIGFAVMRTVSPGKALAFNAACSIALIMVAIFAQGQVAMWAILAVGLCNSIMFPTIFSMALHGLGRQTGQASGLLCMAIVGGALVPFAQGALADSSGVQVSFFVPAVCYAFILYFGVRYANLHRQ